From one Trifolium pratense cultivar HEN17-A07 linkage group LG1, ARS_RC_1.1, whole genome shotgun sequence genomic stretch:
- the LOC123887162 gene encoding rust resistance kinase Lr10-like, whose amino-acid sequence MASCASATLTLAVVLIILIFLYNNVYGDGDEQQLQLQRQQQQQSCSTKCGVHNISYPFRLEDSPKMCGDERYILSCEDNDQLILYYESKLPKKVRSIWGSKKTNKNVRRKKALKYYVQSINYNNFTIRLLDFNLVSSSRNNSIPPYKYSLGLYKFSSFSALPYLFYQYKNDSFKNILMRSMLYVSCPNRVDSYQYRYGANCINSTLYSLFGNSFYVDSDNKSLSELRLGDGCHIEFMYLTSWPLEVGHGGRGSNNNMSCKDIRNMMFYGFELSWINGLCKYGWYVKFHDNNQSKCVPSGNYVPFSFKSTSIGLGAMGFLFSIIKFILGVPCIIIILIYKCRRKHLSMYYGIEDFLRSSDNRIMPLRYSYKEIKKITQQFKTKLGNGGYGSVFKGQLRSGRLVAVKLLDKGKSNGQDFINEVATIGRIHHVNVVQLIGFCVEGSERALIYEFMSNGSLEKYIYSNIEVRYSLSCEKLHTISLGVARGIEYLHNGCSMKILHFDIKPHNILLDENFNPKVSDFGLARLCPTDNSIVSLTAVRGTIGYMAPELFYRNVGTISYKADIYSFGMLLMEMASRRKNLKALAEQSSQIYFPFWVYDQLQDGREITIENDTNQETKLAKKMMIVALWCIQTKPDDRPPMDKVLEMLEEKNGDLEMPNKPYLYAQDQTAEDAIDDDSTSSSWSSNVH is encoded by the exons ATGGCATCCTGCGCCTCTGCTACACTAACCCTTGCGGTGGtattaataatactaatattcCTATACAACAATGTCTATGGTGATGGTGATGAACAACAACTACAACTACaacgacaacaacaacaacaatcatgTTCTACAAAGTGCGGTGTCCATAACATCAGCTACCCTTTCCGGTTAGAAGACAGTCCCAAAATGTGTGGCGACGAAAGGTACATCCTATCATGTGAGGATAATGACCAATTGATTTTGTATTATGAAtcaaaattaccaaaaaaagtAAGGAGTATTTGGGGTTCcaagaaaacaaacaagaatGTAAGGAGAAAAAAAGCTCTCAAATATTATGTACAATCAATCAATTACAACAACTTCACTATACGGCTATTGGATTTCAATCTTGTTTCTAGTTCTAGAAATAATTCTATCCCTCCTTATAAGTATTCTTTAGGACTCTATAAATTCAGTTCTTTCTCCGCCTTACCCTACCTTTTCTATCAATACAAAAACGACTCGTTCAAGAATATATTGATGAGGTCTATGTTATATGTGAGTTGTCCGAATCGGGTGGATTCTTATCAATATAGGTATGGTGCTAATTGTATAAATAGTACGTTATATTCACTGTTCGGGAATTCTTTCTATGTTGATAGCGACAACAAATCTCTATCGGAATTGAGGCTGGGAGACGGGTGTCATATAGAGTTTATGTATCTCACATCTTGGCCTCTGGAAGTTGGTCATGGTGGTCGCGGCAGCAACAATAACATGTCTTGTAAGGACATCCGCAATATGATGTTTTACGGATTTGAACTTTCTTGGATCAATGGCCTTTGTAAATATGGTTGGTATGTAAAGTTCCACGACAATAACCAGAGTAAATGTGTACCTTCAG GGAATTATGTGCCTTTCAGTTTCAAAAGTACCTCGATTGGCTTAG GTGCGATGGGGTTTTTGTTCAGcattattaaatttattcttgGAGTGCCATGTATCATTATAATATTAATCTACAAATGCCGACGCAAACATTTATCTATGTATTATGGCATTGAAGATTTTCTACGTAGTAGTGACAATCGCATCATGCCTCTAAGGTACTcttataaagaaattaaaaagatAACACAACaattcaagacaaaattaggcaATGGAGGTTATGGATCTGTTTTTAAAGGACAACTTCGAAGTGGTCGACTTGTAGCAGTCAAATTATTGGACAAAGGCAAGTCCAACGGTCAGGACTTTATCAATGAAGTTGCTACTATTGGTAGGATTCACCATGTTAACGTGGTACAACTTATTGGTTTTTGTGTTGAGGGGTCAGAACGTGCTCTTATATATGAATTCATGTCAAACGGGTCACTCGAAAAATACATATATTCTAATATTGAAGTGAGATATTCATTGAGTTGCGAAAAATTGCATACCATTTCTCTTGGAGTGGCTCGAGGCATTGAGTACTTGCATAATGGATGTAGTATGAAAATTCTACACTTTGATATAAAGCCTCATAACATTCTTCTTGATGAGAATTTCAATCCAAAAGTTTCCGATTTCGGGTTAGCTAGACTTTGTCCTACGGATAACAGTATTGTGTCATTAACTGCAGTAAGAGGAACCATTGGATATATGGCCCCGGAACTATTCTACAGAAATGTCGGAACAATATCTTACAAAGCTGATATCTATAGTTTTGGGATGTTGTTAATGGAGATGGCAAGTAGAAGGAAGAATTTGAAGGCATTAGCTGAGCAATCCAGCCaaatttattttcctttttgggTTTATGATCAGTTACAAGATGGAAGGGAAATAACAATTGAGAATGATACAAATCAAGAAACAAAATTGGCAAAGAAAATGATGATTGTAGCTTTGTGGTGTATACAGACAAAACCCGACGATCGTCCACCAATGGATAAAGTGTTGGAGAtgcttgaagaaaaaaatggagatTTGGAAATGCCTAATAAGCCTTACCTTTATGCACAAGATCAAACAGCTGAGGATGCTATTGATGATGATAGTACTAGCAGTTCATGGTCTTCCAATGTACATTAA
- the LOC123887252 gene encoding rust resistance kinase Lr10-like produces the protein MGRIHHVNIVRLIGFCADGFKRALIYEFLPNGSLQKFINSPENKKNFLGWKKLHEIALDIAKGIEYLHQGCDQRILHFDIKPQNVLLDHNFIPKISDFGLAKLCARDRSMVSMTTAKGTLGYIAPEVFSRNFGNVSYKSDVYSYGMMLLETIGGRKITEDLEENSSHVYYPEWIYNLIDDQEEMRIHVDNEGDEEIARKMGIVGLWCIQWHAMDRPSMQMVVQMLEGDVDKTPIPPNPFASQSRQPRRNGATATTRQLTQDLDVIQELDDLPLLNLC, from the coding sequence ATGGGTAGAATCCACCATGTTAATATTGTTCGATTGATCGGTTTTTGTGCAGATGGCTTTAAAAGAGCtctaatttatgaatttttaccAAATGGTTCGCTGCAGAAGTTCATAAATTCAccagaaaacaagaaaaacttCCTTGGTTGGAAAAAATTGCACGAAATTGCTTTAGATATAGCTAAAGGAATTGAGTATCTTCATCAAGGTTGTGATCAACGCATCCTCCATTTCGATATCAAACCACAAAATGTGTTACTTGACCATAATTTTATTCCAAAAATATCTGACTTTGGTCTAGCTAAATTATGTGCAAGGGATCGGAGCATGGTGTCAATGACCACAGCTAAAGGAACTTTGGGATACATTGCTCCCGAAGTGTTTTCAAGGAACTTTGGAAACGTGTCTTACAAATCAGATGTTTATAGTTATGGAATGATGTTGCTTGAAACAATAGGAGGGAGGAAAATCACAGAGGACTTAGAGGAAAACTCTAGTCATGTTTACTATCCAGAATGGATTTATAATCTTATAGATGATCAAGAGGAAATGAGAATTCATGTTGATAATGAAGGGGATGAAGAAATTGCAAGAAAAATGGGCATTGTGGGACTTTGGTGCATTCAGTGGCATGCTATGGATAGACCATCAATGCAAATGGTGGTTCAGATGTTGGAAGGAGATGTAGACAAAACTCCAATACCTCCCAATCCTTTTGCTTCTCAATCTAGACAGCCTAGGAGAAATGGTGCAACTGCAACTACTAGACAACTAACCCAAGATTTAGATGTAATTCAAGAGTTAGATGACTTGCCATTGCTAAATCTGTGTTAA